GCTAAAGCGTCATAGCACCCTCAATATCGTCATTGGTGGGGCAGCAGGAGCAATTCCCACACTGGTAGGTTGGGCGGCTGTTACTGGTAATCTTAGCTGGACAGCATGGTTATTATTTACAATAGTCTTTTTGTGGACACCGCCCCACTTCTGGGCTTTAGCCTTGATGATTCGGGATGATTACGCAAAAGTTGGTGTACCAATGCTACCAGTAGTTGCAGGTAATCCAGCGACAGTGCGACAGATTTGGTGGTACACCCTGATCACAGTCGTAGCCACACTAATGCTAGTTTATCCCTTGCAGCAAACAGGATTAGTTTATGGTGCGATCGCGCTATATTTAGGCGGAGTATTCATTTACAAAGCTTGGCAATTGTTGCGTGATCCAAGCGATCGGAATTTAGCAAGAGGATTATTTCTCTATTCCATTTCTTACATGATGCTTTTGTGTTTGGGTATGGTAATTGATAGTCTTCCTCTTACCCATCATGCAGTTAATTTCGTACTTAGGCAGTTGCATTTGATGTGAGAGTTAACTGACTGGAATTAAACCGGGTTTTTCAAAAAACCCGGTTTTTTAAATTATTTAATAGCAGAAAGAGCGCGTCCACACACACCAGCAGCTATACCAGCCGAAGCTGTTAAAGAAGGTTGATTCTTAACAACACCAAGAATAGCTGCTAAGAAAAGAGCAAAAAAAGCACTCAACGCCATTTGACGTAAAATACTCATCTTGAATCCTCTAGCGAGATGTTAATAGGGCTGACACTAATACAATTATCCATTAATTTTGTTTATAAAAATAAAAATAAATTATACAAATTATTTTCGTTACCAGGTTCAACCTGGTAACGAGGGTTTGAGGGCTTCCCATCCTGGTACTACAAACTAGTGCAAGTTGTCAGTCTTTAGTCTTTGTAACAATCGTAGCACTTATAGCATTTGTATTTCTTTTTGTATTTGTCTTCGTCTTTGTCTTTGTCTTTAAATTTTTTGTCTTGACCACCAAAAATTTGACTAGAGTCAACAGATTCGATGTGATTCAAATCAAAAATAATCATGAGTTCCTCCTGGAAATTAATTCATGATAATTGCTGTGATTGCAAAGATATCTGAAAAGTGCAGGGCTACAATTTTTTAATACCAATTTTGATTAAACTTTGACTTCTTAGAAATCCTCTTAACCTCACTTACAAAATCATGTAAGCTATTGTCGTTACCAGGTTGAACCTGGTAACGAGGAGGTTTCGCATCCTGATATTACAAACTAGTGCAAGTTGTCAGTATTTAGTACTTGCAACAGCCGTAGTGTTTGTATCCTCTGCCTTTGTAACCGTAGTATCCTCCGTAGTATTTTTTACCTCCGTAGTATCTGCCTCCGTAGTGACCACCAATAATTTGACTAGAGTCAGCAGATTCGATGTGATTCAGATCAGAAATAATCATGAGTTCCTCCTGGAAATTAATTCATGGTAATTGCTGGGATTGTAAGGATATCTGAAAAGTGTAGGGCTGCAATTTCTTAGCATCAATTGCGATTAAAATTTGACTTCTTAGATATCCTCTCAGCCTCACTTACAAAATCAGGAGAGCGATAACCTTAGTACCCTAATTTAGGTATCTGTTATCGGACATTCATATGTCTAAAGGTATAACCTACATCTGTCAAAAGTAGTTCTCTATTTCTAATCTTTGGCTATGAAATATGTATATATTCTGGAAATTTTTAAATAAAAAATAAAGTTGTTGACTGTTTTTTTGAAATTAATTATGATGTCAAAACATGCATTAATTGGCGCAATATTTATAGTGTTAACCCAATTAATCATTAATTAATCATTTACGGCCAGTTGCGAAAATAGTCATATTTTCATACCAAACACCTTGTTCTGTTGCCATTGCTTCTATTTGTTGACGATACTCTGCTTGTAATTCTTGCATTTGCTCCGCAGAAAGCTGTAATAAGGGATTTTCTCTAGGGTGAAACCATAGTCCATTCCATTCTTGAGCTTGCTCAATACTACGGTAAAAACCAAATTGTTCGCTTTTGACTTTAATATCTTTAAAACCAGCTTCTTGGAGCAAATTTTGACACTTCTGGGGAGTTCCTGTTGGCTCATTAATGTTTGTCATTGTAATACCATGTTTGGCACAAACTTCAATGATGAGTGGTGCTTCACATGATTCTTGAGAGCAAGCAGAAAAGCCTACAATGCCACCTTGTTTCAGAAAACGATACCATTTGTGTAAAGCAGCAGGAATATCTGTAAAGTAAACGATTGCTGTAGAACAAAGAATGATATCAAAGCTTTCATCTTTAAAGTCGATATCTTCTGCATCTGCTTCTATTAACTCAATATTTTGCAAGCCTAATTCTTCAATTTTTTGTTGTGCTTGCTCAAGCATTCCTAAAGAAAAATCAACTCCAATTACTTTTCCTTCCGAGCCAATAATTTGGGCAGCAGCAATGGCAATTATACCCGTGCCAGTTGCTATATCTAATACTTTTTGTCCCTTTTGTAGGTGAACTAACTCTAGTAAAGGCAGAGTGCGACGAATGGTGTAATCGTTGTCGTAACTTGTTCTGCTGTTAAAGAAATCTATTACTTCTTGTTTGTATTGTTGTTCGTATTGCATATTGGTTGTAGTGCATAAAATTTTTGGGGAAAAAGCGAACACGGATGAACACAGATGCACACCGATAAAGTTGACTTTAGTGTTTTTCAACCTAGAGGGACGCAGAGTAGATAAAATCCAAATGAAAAATCCATCCGTGTGTATCGGTGTGCATCGGTGTTCGATTTATAAATATAAATTTTCTTGTGGTTTTAATATATAGCGGTTTGCAGTTAGGTGTAGCACAGGGAAAAAACGTAGACATGCTTATAAGCTTTCCATAGGATACATAGGTGAACGAAAACAAAAGAACACGGATAAACCCAGATGCACACCAATAAAGCTATAGTTCTACAAAAGTTTGATAGTTAGTTTTGTTACTTGATAATACAGGAGATTTGCTGGCGACTGGAACTAGATTACTACTTGCTTGAGTGGCTGAAATTTGTTGATTAGGCATCAGCTTGCTTGTATTTTAGCTAACGGCAGTATGTCACACATTTCTCTAGACAGAGGTTTCAATTCAATAGAAACTTTATCCTCGAATCTATATATGCAAAAGTTTATCAGCATATTTTGAGACTCCCGCCACGAACCAATGGGATTTTGTGGCAATGACCTTTACTAAAGCAAACACCGAACAAAGCGCGGGAGTGCTGTATATGGTAATGATTGAAGATTTAAAAAGAATTTCTGACACTATCTGGGAAATTCCAGTTTCCTACAAACAGGGAATGCGTGTTCCGGCGCGGATCTATGGAACAGAAAAATTAATTCAGCAATTGGACGACGCTGTTTATGACCAAGTTACTAATGTGGCTACACTTCCAGGCATAACTAAGTACGCTTTGTGTATGCCTGACGGACACTTTGGTTATGGTTTCCCGATTGGTGGTGTGGCGGCGATGGATGTAGAAGCAGGTGGTGTGATTTCTCCTGGTGGTATCGGTTTTGATATTAATTGTGGTATGCGCTTGATGGTAACAAATCTAACTTATGATCAAGTTAAACCATATATTAAAAAATTAGTAGATAGACTGTACGAAAGGGTTCCTGCTGGGGTAGGAAGCACTGGGTTTGTGAAACTTTCCCGCAATGAGTTTCGGAAAGTGGTGGAAGAAGGCACGCAATGGTGCATCCGTAATGGTTACGGTTGGGAAGAAGACTTGGAATTGGTAGAAGAAAACGGGTGTATTCAGGGTGCTGATGCTAGCAAAATCAGTGAAAAAGCGATTGATAGAGGTTTCAACCAAATCGGTACTTTGGGGTCTGGGAACCACTATTTGGAAATTCAAGTTGCTCGACCAGAGAATATTTATGACCAGGAATTAGCACGGAGTTTGGGAATTACTATTCCTAATCAAGTGGTGGTGATGTTTCACTGTGGAAGTCGGGGATTTGGTCATCAGGTAGCAACTGACTATCTGCAAACTTTCCTGAAGGTAATGGAAAGTAAGTACGGGATCAAAATTTTGGATCGAGAATTAGCTTGTGCGCCTTTTAACTCTCCTGAAGGTCAAGCTTATTTTGCGGCGATGAAATGCGGCATTAATATGTCGTTTGCTAATCGTCAAGTGATTTTGCACCGGATTCGGGAAGTGTTCTCGGAAATTTTAGGACGATCGCCCCAAAATTTAGGTATGCATATGGTTTATGATGTCGCTCACAATACCGCTAAACTAGAGCGTCATATTATTGATGGCCAAGAGCGATCGCTCCTTGTCCACCGTAAAGGTGCAACTCGTGCTTTTGCTCCTGGGATGGGAGATGTACCTGAGCGGTATAAAAATATTGGTCAGCCGGTGATT
Above is a genomic segment from Fischerella sp. JS2 containing:
- a CDS encoding heme o synthase, with the protein product MIETNVSKQHESFLQVLQSYYQLTKPRIIPLLLITTAGSMWIAAKGQVDPMLLLVTLSGGTLAAASAQTINCIYDRDIDYEMERTRHRPIPSGRIQSRDALIFAIALAVISFSLLSVFANLLAALLAMAGIGFYVLVYTHWLKRHSTLNIVIGGAAGAIPTLVGWAAVTGNLSWTAWLLFTIVFLWTPPHFWALALMIRDDYAKVGVPMLPVVAGNPATVRQIWWYTLITVVATLMLVYPLQQTGLVYGAIALYLGGVFIYKAWQLLRDPSDRNLARGLFLYSISYMMLLCLGMVIDSLPLTHHAVNFVLRQLHLM
- a CDS encoding class I SAM-dependent methyltransferase is translated as MQYEQQYKQEVIDFFNSRTSYDNDYTIRRTLPLLELVHLQKGQKVLDIATGTGIIAIAAAQIIGSEGKVIGVDFSLGMLEQAQQKIEELGLQNIELIEADAEDIDFKDESFDIILCSTAIVYFTDIPAALHKWYRFLKQGGIVGFSACSQESCEAPLIIEVCAKHGITMTNINEPTGTPQKCQNLLQEAGFKDIKVKSEQFGFYRSIEQAQEWNGLWFHPRENPLLQLSAEQMQELQAEYRQQIEAMATEQGVWYENMTIFATGRK
- a CDS encoding RtcB family protein, producing MVMIEDLKRISDTIWEIPVSYKQGMRVPARIYGTEKLIQQLDDAVYDQVTNVATLPGITKYALCMPDGHFGYGFPIGGVAAMDVEAGGVISPGGIGFDINCGMRLMVTNLTYDQVKPYIKKLVDRLYERVPAGVGSTGFVKLSRNEFRKVVEEGTQWCIRNGYGWEEDLELVEENGCIQGADASKISEKAIDRGFNQIGTLGSGNHYLEIQVARPENIYDQELARSLGITIPNQVVVMFHCGSRGFGHQVATDYLQTFLKVMESKYGIKILDRELACAPFNSPEGQAYFAAMKCGINMSFANRQVILHRIREVFSEILGRSPQNLGMHMVYDVAHNTAKLERHIIDGQERSLLVHRKGATRAFAPGMGDVPERYKNIGQPVIIGGSMETGSYLLVGVPSGDQTFFSTAHGSGRTMSRAKARKIYRGEKLKKEMESRGIYVRSTSYSGLAEEAGGAYKDIDDVIEAAELAGISKRVVRLTPIGNIKG